The proteins below are encoded in one region of Sedimentibacter sp. zth1:
- a CDS encoding class I SAM-dependent methyltransferase — translation MKLKKDNTEQKLRGAYYTPLQLANAMVDLFAAENISKILEPSCGDGVFLDSMKEKNFLKKVEKFTAIELDTQEAHKVKNKYNKYNKYMNVDIINNDFFDFYNQNYKSLKYDLILGNPPYIRYQYLSEEQRESLSCILTSHGMKSNKLVNVWVGFLVACTQMLNETGRIAFVIPAEILQVAYAEDLRLFLSNQYSRITLITFEKLVFPEIEQEVIVFVGEKGGEEKGIRIVEINDLDDFASLDLHSNGYQKMQHVKEKWTKYFTTSDEIKAIQQIKKDARFASFSSFGTINVGVTTGNNDYFSVDKQTSEIYQLDEVTLPLIGRSSHAHGIYFTKSDWKKNDDNGKKARLVVFPSKPFREYALRHTEYIKLGEDNDADKGYKCSIRDRWYIVPSIWIPDAFFLRRNNLYPKFVLNKCEAISTDTMHRMKLNEEVDAETLLLSYYNSISFAFTEICGRSYGGGVLEILPGEMGNIMLPIVENFPEDKKKELLKKIDNIVRNNENIEDALDLVDNVVLIEFLKFDSDLCKTCRNIWKKLQKRRLGRG, via the coding sequence AATGCTATGGTAGATCTTTTTGCTGCCGAAAATATATCAAAGATTTTAGAGCCTAGTTGTGGAGATGGTGTGTTTCTTGATAGTATGAAGGAAAAGAATTTTTTGAAAAAAGTTGAGAAATTTACAGCTATAGAATTGGATACACAGGAAGCGCATAAGGTAAAAAATAAATATAATAAATATAATAAATATATGAATGTAGATATTATAAATAATGATTTTTTTGATTTTTATAATCAGAATTATAAATCTTTAAAATATGATTTAATTTTAGGAAACCCTCCTTACATTCGTTATCAATATCTTTCAGAAGAACAACGTGAAAGTTTATCATGTATTCTTACATCTCATGGAATGAAGTCAAATAAACTTGTAAATGTATGGGTTGGATTTTTGGTAGCTTGTACACAAATGTTAAATGAAACAGGAAGAATAGCATTTGTAATACCTGCAGAAATATTGCAAGTAGCATATGCTGAGGACTTACGATTATTTTTATCGAATCAATATTCAAGAATTACTCTAATTACATTTGAGAAGCTTGTATTTCCTGAAATAGAGCAAGAGGTGATTGTATTTGTTGGAGAAAAGGGTGGTGAAGAAAAAGGTATAAGAATAGTAGAAATAAATGATTTAGATGATTTTGCCTCATTAGACTTGCATTCTAATGGATATCAAAAAATGCAGCATGTTAAGGAGAAATGGACGAAATATTTTACTACATCTGATGAAATAAAGGCAATACAGCAAATAAAAAAAGATGCGCGGTTTGCATCATTTTCTAGTTTTGGTACTATCAATGTAGGTGTTACAACAGGTAACAATGACTATTTTTCTGTTGATAAACAAACAAGTGAAATATATCAACTTGATGAAGTAACACTTCCTTTAATTGGAAGAAGTTCTCATGCGCACGGGATATATTTTACTAAATCAGATTGGAAGAAAAATGATGATAATGGTAAAAAAGCTAGATTAGTAGTATTTCCTTCAAAACCTTTTAGAGAGTATGCTTTAAGGCATACAGAGTATATTAAATTAGGTGAAGATAATGATGCGGATAAAGGATACAAATGCTCTATTAGAGATAGATGGTATATAGTACCTTCCATCTGGATACCAGATGCATTTTTCTTAAGACGTAACAACTTATATCCGAAGTTTGTATTAAATAAGTGTGAAGCAATTTCAACGGATACGATGCATCGTATGAAGTTAAATGAAGAGGTGGATGCAGAAACATTACTTCTTTCTTATTATAACAGTATTTCTTTTGCATTTACCGAAATATGTGGTAGGAGTTATGGTGGTGGTGTGCTTGAAATTCTGCCTGGTGAGATGGGAAATATCATGTTACCAATTGTAGAAAATTTTCCTGAAGATAAAAAGAAAGAATTGCTTAAAAAAATTGATAATATTGTAAGAAATAATGAAAATATAGAAGATGCATTAGATCTTGTTGATAATGTTGTTCTTATAGAGTTTTTGAAATTTGATTCTGATTTGTGCAAGACGTGTAGAAATATATGGAAAAAACTTCAGAAAAGAAGATTAGGTAGAGGATAA
- a CDS encoding ATP-dependent endonuclease: protein MYLKSLSIINFRKFGEIDKDNTIEFIDAEDYKKSTAVNNKVNIAQKTTLIVGKNNSGKTTVTEALNKLINETKFKAEDFNFNYLKNLLEKYKKHDFKEIDAISCPYLKFVIIIGIDNNNEDLVTNIIPFMSLEDVKKSEVEIIVKYEVKDSEIYIKDLEKFLAKDYKSQEFDRFLYLINKTEFQTVYYNSANEKRNIFSLNKLIELTPIKAINIKNNNCLSKAFQKIIEYRYNIIIDEKIVDKLDDEILKINNKLSKDIKKNHSDDINKSLSKVILSEKCKVLLKSDLTFQKLIQSVIKYEYVEGNNNIPEQQFGLGYTHLMMIVADIITYMEKYPESSFNSKVNLISIEEPETFMHPQMQEQFIKYIDDMISALLESKNKHVNSQIIITTHSSHILNSKIHSGNTFNNINYITTVDGIAKSVSLNDDKIIDIDFKSEDEEKITKYELNFLKKHIKYKVSELFFSDAVIFVEGITEYTLLQYYIDENSKLNQYYISAFLIDGAHAKVYAKLIDILNVPSLIITDIDIKRSKKEKGEEGFPEVYKQINTLCSRITTNETIKFFYDKEKLCDIVKSGYIELNNLKIIFQKNRIKGYYSTSFEEAFILTNSDNKILNNVLKDIKPDIYKNIIKNGGLINNSYKLQVKLSNSKSRFANSLLYNILTCESNENIPKLPKYIVDGFKFLENRLGGK from the coding sequence ATGTATTTAAAGAGCTTATCTATTATTAATTTTAGAAAATTTGGAGAAATAGATAAAGATAATACTATTGAGTTTATTGATGCAGAGGACTATAAAAAAAGCACAGCTGTAAATAATAAAGTTAATATCGCACAAAAAACTACTCTTATAGTTGGAAAGAATAATAGCGGTAAAACAACTGTTACTGAAGCTTTAAACAAACTTATAAATGAAACTAAATTTAAAGCAGAAGATTTTAATTTTAATTATCTCAAGAATTTGTTAGAAAAATATAAAAAACATGATTTTAAAGAGATTGACGCTATTTCATGTCCATATTTAAAATTTGTAATAATAATTGGAATAGATAACAACAATGAAGACTTAGTAACAAACATTATTCCGTTTATGTCATTAGAAGATGTAAAAAAATCAGAAGTAGAAATTATTGTAAAGTATGAAGTAAAAGATAGTGAAATATATATAAAAGATTTAGAAAAATTTTTAGCCAAAGATTATAAAAGCCAGGAATTCGATAGATTTTTGTATTTAATAAATAAGACAGAATTTCAAACCGTATACTACAATTCAGCTAATGAAAAAAGAAATATCTTTAGTTTAAATAAATTAATAGAATTAACACCCATAAAAGCTATTAATATTAAAAATAATAATTGCTTATCAAAAGCATTTCAAAAAATTATTGAATATAGATATAATATAATTATTGATGAAAAAATTGTGGATAAATTAGATGATGAAATTTTAAAAATTAACAATAAGTTATCTAAGGATATAAAAAAGAATCATAGTGATGACATTAACAAATCTTTAAGTAAAGTTATTTTAAGTGAAAAATGCAAGGTATTGTTAAAGTCGGATTTAACATTTCAAAAGCTAATTCAAAGTGTTATAAAGTATGAGTATGTAGAAGGTAACAATAATATTCCAGAACAGCAATTTGGATTAGGTTATACACATTTAATGATGATAGTTGCTGACATAATTACTTATATGGAAAAATATCCAGAATCATCTTTTAATAGCAAGGTAAATTTAATATCAATTGAAGAACCAGAAACGTTTATGCATCCTCAAATGCAGGAACAATTTATTAAATACATTGATGATATGATATCAGCCCTATTAGAAAGCAAAAATAAACATGTAAATAGTCAAATAATTATAACTACTCATTCATCACATATTTTAAACAGTAAAATACACTCAGGAAATACATTCAATAATATAAATTACATTACTACAGTTGATGGTATAGCAAAGTCAGTAAGCCTAAATGATGATAAAATTATAGATATAGATTTTAAATCTGAAGATGAAGAAAAGATAACAAAGTATGAATTAAACTTTTTGAAAAAGCACATAAAATATAAGGTATCAGAACTATTTTTTTCAGATGCTGTTATTTTTGTAGAAGGAATAACCGAATATACATTATTACAATATTACATTGATGAAAATTCTAAATTAAATCAATATTATATTTCTGCTTTCTTGATAGATGGTGCACATGCAAAGGTATATGCAAAATTAATTGATATATTAAATGTACCATCGCTAATTATTACAGATATAGATATTAAGCGTAGTAAAAAAGAAAAAGGTGAAGAAGGTTTTCCAGAAGTTTATAAACAAATTAATACATTATGTAGTAGGATAACAACTAATGAAACTATAAAATTTTTTTATGATAAAGAAAAATTATGTGATATTGTTAAAAGTGGGTATATAGAACTAAATAATTTAAAAATAATATTTCAAAAAAATCGTATAAAGGGATATTATTCAACCAGTTTTGAGGAAGCTTTTATTTTAACAAATAGTGATAATAAAATATTAAATAATGTTTTAAAAGATATTAAACCTGACATATATAAGAATATTATAAAAAATGGTGGACTAATTAATAATTCATATAAATTGCAAGTAAAGCTATCTAATTCAAAAAGCAGGTTTGCTAATAGCTTACTATATAATATTTTAACGTGCGAAAGCAATGAAAATATTCCTAAATTACCTAAATATATAGTAGATGGGTTTAAATTTCTTGAAAATAGGTTAGGGGGTAAATAG